DNA from Branchiostoma lanceolatum isolate klBraLanc5 chromosome 9, klBraLanc5.hap2, whole genome shotgun sequence:
ACAGATttcttttggaaacggacaaaaattgatcagcgcgcggatgccatccatatgtttttatttttacgtATATTGGCCTAAAATGTAATTTAGGTCATATGTCGCCGGGGCGTTCTCCTGTCTTGTTTAAAATGACTTAATAACTCTGACACGAGCCCTACATCTGCGAAAGTCAAATTCAATAGCATCCGGTATCATTCCGCATATGTCGCCTGCTTCGCGAAATTCTAGTGTTGATTTCTCGGTCAATGACCCCTAGTGGGCGTTACCTTCAGTTGCGCCTGCGCACTCCCTTACCCGGAAGTAATTTGAGCGTGCATGGTACTTAGTAGTAGCTAGACAACTTGACAAACCAGTTTCACAGTGTGTTCTGGATTATATCTTCACGACTCTCGTCTACAGCTTTGATAGGAAATCATCGTTGTCTTAACTGTTAAACCTAGTATTCCTCCTCGTCGTTTCAAGCAAGGACGTATCGTTAGCAGGGgaccaagaaaaaaaatatggcTCGAGTGAAACGGGTCCTCTTCCTGATCGCATTTTTCCTGGCGGCAAGTTTGACTTCGAGCGACGATCCAGCAAAGGAGTCTGACGCGGAAACTGACAAGGAAGACGGTAGAGTGAAACAAGGAGCTACGACATGGCCGCCGAGCGATGTTACCTTAGAGGACGACCCTTCTCTCTGGCCAGGCCATTTGAAGCCGCTCGGTGCGAACGTACCAAACAAGGAAGTGACAATCCTGCAGGGTTTCCCTCCCCCTGAAGTGTTTCTCCGTGACTACGCCATCCCGTCCGTCCCCGTCCTGTTCAAGGCGGCCGTGACGGACTCCACGGCCTTCAAGACGTGGAACTCGGACGAGTATTTCCGTCAGTTCTCGGAGGCGGGAACACTGACGCACACGATCGAGACGAGGAAGAAGGAGATCCGTACCCAACCCCCCACCGACATGACCCTGCGGCAGTTCCTTGATAGGTACAGTCAGGAGGACATCTACATGGTAGAGGGCGTGCCCAAGTTCTTAAGGTAAGTGTAAGCTAAGCAAATGTTATTTTCTATCTTTATGATATATTATTTTATGTTACAGTAATTATGCCattatatgatatatcataatgtttatatgtcatattatatcatatctaCATAATCAGCATCTAATTATATCAATCTTCCCCAACAACCTACATGTCAAAAACCACAAAAATCTGAGTATTCATCCTCCTCCAAAGTCTCCAACAAAAAAGGTTCCCGCAGTTCCCCCAAAAGCTGCAAGGGGTAAAAGCTTTCTTGATTATCCCCTTGTCCAAGATCTgccatattttcttttcttgtggGCAATACTCACTGGCAAATCATGGAGGCCTTTTTCTGTACTTATGTATTACATATTTCTATAGATATGACATAAGAGACTGTTGCCAGTACTTCATCCCTTGATCAAATAACATTGTTATTTCAGGAAAGATGTTCCCATGCCCAAGGCCCTCCTGTGTGAACCACTTACCAAGATGCTGGTTGACACGGTAAGGTGGAAAACATTCTATTTATGTTGATTTTCACATAAACTAAAAGGCATTTTAGACAATCATGTAGAATTAATTACATCAACTTCACCCAGGGGAGTactgtttttggcttgtctgtgcATGTTCGTGCTGTGCAGTTTcggtatgttctgccagagggcacTTACTATCTGAAGGAataaagtctgccatctctgattgctaaTGTGGCATTTTGCACCAAAACATCTGTTCTTACAGATGAACTGATCCTTTAAAGCACCTTAAGAAATCTACAGACAGCCAATCAGATTTTAAAATACATCAGATTTTGAATGAATCTGGTTTACACTGGAATTGTAACTAATGGTTTAACCTGTTGTCTCCCTATATCATGTACAGGTGATGTGGTTCAGTAGTGGAGGGACCAAGTCTGTTCTACACAACGATGATGTGGACAACATCAACTGTCTGTATGATGGGAAGAAGGAACTCGTCTTCATCAGCTTCCAAAGATACAGAGATAAGGTAACAAACAATGCAAAGAAATTGGGACAGATCCTAAGATTAAGATCACATAGAAGTTTGCATTACAACTCTGTAAGTCACTGTGACACAAAAGACTCTTAACAAAAGAAAGAATAGAATGATCGAGCGGAAGCAAACATGATATGTCTGCATGGTACTGGTAGAAGATTGTCTTAAACATTCATTTTTGAGCACAAAATATAGATAGTCTTTCACACACAAAGACCAACAGCATTCCAGTTGTTCATTAATGTTTTCCTCGCCTTTCAAGCCAACAAAACTTGTTCATGCAGCAACTTGACAGTCATAATCCCAGCTTTAGGTGCCAAATGTTTGGGTCTCTACTGGTAGTATGCTACCCAACCTCATTCAAACTTAAGTTCATGTAATGGTGATAGTCACAGAGTAACgtttgtatgttgttttatttcaggTGACACTTGACCACCCTGAAGGTAGCTACTCCAGTATTGATGTGGATGCGGTTGATTTTACCAAGTTTCCCGGCATGCGAGAGGTGGAGTACCACAGAGTCAACATGACGGCCGGAGACTGTCTCTACATACCATACAGATGGTGAGGATCAGATGCTTTATCAGTAACTATAAAACATCAAGAGGTTCTGAAATTGTCCTAATTATCAAAAGCCTTTAAAATCCTAATTATCAAAAGCTTTAATTTTAAAGTCATCGCTACACCATATGGTTTTTATAGggtggcacccatctccattttTTTGCCCTTGGGCTActcagttgtgcaagcactacagtaGAGGGCTATACTACTCCACTTAGGTAGCACTGTGTCCTGACTTACATACTCTTTCCCATAAGTACTGTGTGCTAAGCAAGCAAAAACATGGCATGAATACGAATCTCTTAAATGCTTCTTCCTCATCTCGTGTCACCGCTTCTGCCTACTACACGCTCCCTCTCCAATATTCTGCTACTGCAATTCCTCTTGGGGTCAGGGCTTCAAGGTCCTCTCTGGTGCATGGCTCAGGTAGGAGGGGGCAGACAAGGAGGTGTTCCATGGTCTGCTCCTGCCCGCAGTCACATGCCGTCTAAATGCTGATCCCTTTGCAGTTGAGTTTCTTTCAGAGTTTGAAATTTATGCACAAAATTTGCCCACAGTTGAAGTTCAAGGGATAAAGTCTCAGATTTTAACTCTGTAAAATTCTCTGTAGGTTCCATCAGGTGAACTCTTACGGCCGGAACATCGCGGTGAATGTGTGGTGGGAACACAACCTCAGGAAGTACGTGGAGGCACTGTCGCAGGACTGCGGGGACCTGTCGGAAGATTTGACCCTCAACGACTTTCAGATTGAGGTGCCGCCAGAACACAATGAACCACTGTAAGTTTGCATAATCATTTTCTCATCCCattatgtatacattgtattcttGTGCAATTGATGACACTGCAAGCTTAAGGTATGATCAATTCACTGAAAATTAGagattacaaaaaaatgtagcAGAGGAGTCCAATATCTATATAATTGGATAATTTGCAAGGCTTgtatacaactacatgtattaaattAAAACTAAGTGTCAACTGTATGGTAAattgtttcttgtttgaaaataaaaatgactaccaaatctGAGTATTTTGTTGACTGTattaaattttgtaaaacatgtaaatacatgtctacatgtattgtaccgtAGGCATAATGGATTATCAACAGAACAAATCAAGTAAGTTTCTTTCTTCCTCAGGATGGGGTTAAATGAACTTCTAGATGGTGGCAAAGACGAAGTTGTGACCTATGAGGTCTTTGAGGCCAAGGTCAAGGAGGTAAGAAAAtaacttttatttgtttttgttgtttcttatTGTATCATTTGCTTCTCCATGCACATGCATCATCGCTTTGGACAGGCAAATTCAaagtatgattatgatatttctTTTCCTAAAACAACATGATTGTATATTTCTGTGTTCAGTCCTCTTTGAAACATTTATTTTGGTTTTCTGTGACCCGTAAGATCGATATGAAAAGTTCCTGTCTCCTTTATCATAGCATTATAGCATAGTCAAGTGCCTCATGTGTCTATTATAGTTACAGTATTGGTCATCCAGTTACCCAGCTCCCTCAGTTATCTTCAAggatttc
Protein-coding regions in this window:
- the LOC136442418 gene encoding uncharacterized protein; this translates as MARVKRVLFLIAFFLAASLTSSDDPAKESDAETDKEDGRVKQGATTWPPSDVTLEDDPSLWPGHLKPLGANVPNKEVTILQGFPPPEVFLRDYAIPSVPVLFKAAVTDSTAFKTWNSDEYFRQFSEAGTLTHTIETRKKEIRTQPPTDMTLRQFLDRYSQEDIYMVEGVPKFLRKDVPMPKALLCEPLTKMLVDTVMWFSSGGTKSVLHNDDVDNINCLYDGKKELVFISFQRYRDKVTLDHPEGSYSSIDVDAVDFTKFPGMREVEYHRVNMTAGDCLYIPYRWFHQVNSYGRNIAVNVWWEHNLRKYVEALSQDCGDLSEDLTLNDFQIEVPPEHNEPLMGLNELLDGGKDEVVTYEVFEAKVKEDKLLSELIIWTPECTQLVEEMFEEIDRNKDSVFTPQELEGLTKEMQEELDEVLMDKLEGIRGIIIEQVAQLRESVAAEVAEGRAESYVELMKKMLEEQRTTIGDTEEVAGEHGHQEL